TTGCTATAAAATTATGATATTAagtataaaatttaaaattttaaactcAATTTGTTTCTAAATATCCTGCGGGAATATACTTGTTATTTTACGTAGCTATGCTAAGAGTTTCCTAGAAAATTCAGCCTCAGAGTGCCAACAAAACCTTAGAATTcatcaaaaaattaatttaaaaaatcacAATTGGTCATTTGCACGTGTGaaattattgtattattttgatGTACACTTTTGGTTTGATTATTTGTGAAATTATAATTACATGAAGTAATAATCAGTGGCGGAGCCATATAGCTCCAAAGGGTATCAATTGATGCCTTTGCcggaaaaaaattatattatttcGATAGGTAAATTTTTTTATGTATATGTGTTGAATCTCTTTAATTTTTtcgtgtatttttttttttttaaaattttgatacCTGAAAATCGTGAAAATGTACAGGTTATAGCAGAGATGATAGGAACATATTTTTTGATATTTGCTGGCTGTGGATCAGTGGTGGTAAATTCAGATAAAGGAATGGTAACATTTCCAGGAATAGCCATAACTTGGGGACTGGTTGTAATGGTCATGGTTTACTCAGTTGGCCACATTTCTGGTGCTCATTTTAATCCTTCTGTTACTATTGCCTTTGCCACAGTTAAAAGGTTTCCTTGGAAACAGGTAATATTTGAATaaaattaaatttatatttttctatGAATATTAAAGTCTTTTGAGTTTTTAAGGTCATTTGTCTTcgagaaaaaaattattttgtagaTTTTGAGGTTGAATTGTACTCTTTTATGTGTCAATTGGTTAAAAGAATTAGTAAGGATCAATTATTTAGATGCATTTACACTATAAATAAATATATTCCCTCCGATCAGGGGTGGAGCCAGCATGTAGCAAACAGGTTCGCCTGAACAAGTAACTTGGTTCAAACcttgtatttgtcttaaaaattcattgaatatttataattattaatttagaactatATAAGTTAAAATGATTAGAATCCTGAACCAATAAATTTCAAATCTCGGCTCCACTTCTGCCTCCTATCCCAATATTTGATAATTTATAAAAAGTCATTATTTCAAATATAATCGTATTGTTCCAATTACTGATATATTAACTAAGTGAGACATTTAACGAGAGATAGATGATAGTttaaacatatatttttataattacggCTATTAAATATCTTTTTAAAGAAGATATGTAACAACTTTAAAAGATAGATAATATAGACCGAAAATAGTATTATTTTGATGTACTAAGAATTACTTTTTCTGTATTTATCAGGACTCCGATTAATCGGAATTCGCATAGCATAAGACTCATTAATTAATTTAATCTAAGAGATCGTTTATGTTTGTATACTCTCTCTAACCTATTATGTGgtcattatttttattattattattattattattattattattaattttttttttttttttttttttttgcaggtaCCAGCTTATGTAGCAGCTCAAGTTCTTGGAGCAACCCTAGCAAGTGGAACTTTAAGACTAATATTTAATGGAAAACACGATCATTTTGCTGGAACTTTACCTACAGGGACTGAATTTCAATCGTTCGTAGTTGAATTTATAATCACATTTTATCTCATGTTTGTCATCTCCGGCGTTGCAACCGATAATCGAGCTGTAAGTACTCtatatatatagattttataattaaaataatcAGACTACAGATCGAAAAAAAAGTAATTAGCCCGCGCTATTACTAAAAAAAGAGAGACTATACTTGTACCGCTGAGGTTCAATGTTCGAATCCCTTAATTCCATGATAGTGGCTATTTTATCAATTACAAGGACTGAAAACTAAagtggttatttttgcaaatattTTAATCATCTAGTAAAGAGAGGCTATACTTGTACCAGTGAGGTTCAATGTTCAAATCCCATAATTCAATGATAGTGGCTATTTTATCAGTTGCAAGGACTGAAAACTAAagtggttatttttgcaaatattGTCCTTTTTTAATCCTTTAATATTTGACCTTCATCAACTCGACTAACTAACCGGATTCACACCGGGTTAGCTCAGTAAGAAGGTAAATTAATCCCTACCAAGAAGTTTGTCATTCTTAAAGCTCGAAATCGAAATTTCTGATTAAAAATTTTGCTCGTCCCATTGGACCTTTTAgtggtattttttttaattatggcTAATGTGTTAATTATATTTACCAATCGCGTTGTTACACGCCAAATATAGCTGTCAAATAATCATTAAATTAGTAACAATATGGctgctttaattaattaaatcttTCTTTGAAATAATTTAGTTGAATAAATAAATTACTTAGTGATTCTTGAACATCATCATTTTTACATAATTTCtatctttttgtcatttttatgaTTGTAGATTGGTGAACTTGCTGGTCTTGCAGTTGGAGCAACCATTTTGCTTAATGTTATGTTTGCTGGGTAATTTCTCTTTTAATTGCTTTCTTTATTTTAATTACTTTGGTTATGTGAGCACCTCTTGAGTAAAATTAGTTGAAAATTTTTCAAGTAGAAATACTTATAATTCACTTTTAggttatttatttttgttatttgatGCTAAAAGTTAGTGAGTTGTGATCAAAACTTACAGTCTAGTAGCATTTGTAGGAGTCTCTCACACAATACCTGTCAGTTCAATTCTCAAGGTCCCCCTTTCCCCTTCATTGATTCCCAATATAGTAGAAAATTTtgagatctttacacaaatagccagcTGAAGTATTGAGAATAACgaggtaaaaaaaataaaatatcccAGTAATGAAAACTATAGGGGCTATATTGGAAAGATCCAAAGGTGAACAACTGCCCAAAAGAAAAACCACCTTGAAGTCCGAGGACCTCTAGTATTATACTCTACCCCCGAACCAACACCCTTCGAGTGAAGCTCACTACGGCCTCTGGACAGCCATCCCATCTTATCTTGATCCAGCAATGTTAGCTCCACACGAGAGCCAAATTTGCTATTTACATTTTTTGTAGAGTCGAATTCGCTATTTACTTTTTCTAGTcaatatacataaattatatacgattatacatatattatacataatTACATATTATACATTCGTCAGCTATTTTTAATGAGTTTTGTAATGGACAGGCCGATATCGGGAGCATCGATGAACCCAGCAAGAAGTTTGGGCCCAGCAATAGTGTCAACCCATTACAGAGGACTATGGATTTACTTAGTGAGCCCAACACTTGGGGCCATAGCAGGAGCTTGGGTTTACAATATCATTAGATTTACTGACAAACCTTTGCGTGAAATAACCAAAAGTGGCtcttttcttaagtccaaaaatTCTAGCACTTAAAGTATACAAACTCCACAATTAATAAGAGAAGCCTGCTATTTCTTCTCACACGAGGGAGAGAGATAGAGACTACTAGTTATGTGGTTACTTTTGTAATATACAAAGGGAAGACTTTGTAATTTGTAAAATAAATGAAGTTAATTGATGCTTTTTAGAGAATAATTGTGGCAAAAGAACAACCCTCCTACATAGCATAATATTGTGAACTTTCAAAACGGGCTAAATTACGCAAATGTCCCTTCTTTTTTGTTGCCACAGTTTAGATTTTGTCCCTATTTTAAAAAGTTGTGCAAATATAGCCCTTGAGAAATCACCCCTTCAAAAATCATAGTTGAATTGTTCGCGCCAGCTTGCACGTACGTTGACTTATTCCGCGAGGTACCTGTTACCCCTCGGATGATTCTACCTATCAAAGCACGGACACATGGAAAGATATCACCTAGTGTTTTTGCCTCCATTGAGATTTGAACATAGACCTTTCTCACTTCATTAACCAATAGACCATAACTTTGGATGTAAGCGATTAAGCCTATACAATACTCACGCACATGCATGTTTCTATCCTTTTTTAAATTGGGTGAAATATAAAATTGGTCGATCGGCTGAAACCAATTGCATTCGCGAGCCAAAAagtatatataatatgtatattatatgtatataacatacacacatatatataaacaATATACATCTTGTTTTAGCATTTCCAGTAAGTATATCTAATATACGTAATGATGGGAGGTAGCAGATATAGGCAAACCAAGACACAAGACATCAAAGTCAACTGTCTACTTGAGACCGTCCCTTGGCTCGTAGGTCCTGACACAAGGTTAGAATTCTAGCACTTCCAAAGTGGTATCTCACTGATGGCTCGAGCCCCTCAGAAGGAGGTCTTCTTCGCCTTCCACCTAAGCTGCGCacagtggcggagccacattgAAGCTAGTGGTGTCAAGCGACACCCCTTCGCCAGAAATTACACTATTTTGCttgataatttttttattttatgtatatttactaTACGTTGACTTCCCTTGATTTTTCGATGtatttaattaattatatttGACACCCCTTAAtaaaaattctggatccgccactGACTACGCAGGAAAGGCCCAAAGCCAATTCCAGAGAACAATGAAGCTTCATAGGGTCTTTTTGTCCAGGTGCAGGTAGCTCAAACCATCAAAATCTTATGATTTCTCCATACAATAAATGGTGGATCTTccaaatattagtaaactctacATAAACATTTTTCAACAACATTCACCACTTTGTCAAATTACATTCTGATTGCAATAAATATGAAAGAAATTGGAAGAAGGACATTCACTATAATAACTCAACATTATATTAGTAAAGCAACTGAAACAAAGTCTATATCCATAGTGGACTTTTCttcaaggaaaaggagaagaaaaaaaaactaaaaacaaattGAAACCAATAAGTTTAAACAAGTACGTACTTAAGTACCACAGTTACTGCAGTAGTGATTAGTTGACTGAGCTCCACATTTGTAACAAAAGTCACATCCACACCTGTAATTTTAAAGATAACAACAATAATCAAAATTTAAAGTGAAAATAACACTTTATAGTTGCTCTCAAAATAATATTCTATATGTTGTATATAAAAagtatacaaattttatacactttttcggctaccaaatataaataatttctgatacgggctaaaagtgaaaaaagcCCAAATTTAAAACATTGTTCCCAACAACTTGTTCACAATTAATATTACACTTTgttgagaagttttattttgtgtcttatacaactgacactagttgtatgaggctcaTTTTTGTCTCACAAAATTGTGGACCTCAATCTTACACTGCTGGGTCCACTGAATTATGAGTCCACAAAATTGTGAGACAAAAAGttgtctcatacaactagtgtaagttgtacgagacacaaaataaaattttcccacTTTGTTTGTCACTATTTTCACAATTCCGCAAATTTGCCACAACAAGATATCAACTAGtagaaaatatgaaaataatttAAGCTATATACACAGACGACAATATAAAGAGTTTTCACATAGGCATgattttgtaaatattttttacaCAGTCAATGCATAGAACGTAAACTGTACATGAAAATCCGATGTTCTATAACTTACCTGCATTTCATTTGGGCACAACCTTGAGACCTAGCAACATAGTATCTACAATTTGGACATCTTTGCCATTCTTGACTCTTAGCAAGTTGCATAAGCTGTATATCTTCCCTTTCCCTTTCATCTTTATTCAATTTCTCAAATTCTTCACACAAAATACCTAAATGCCAAGGAACTTTACACTTTGCACAAAACAACCTTTTACATTCTGGACATTCTGATTGAGTTATAACTATATTTTCACCACTACATTCATCAATCAAAAGCGCAGAACAATCCTTAAATGGACAATAAAATCTATCATACCCTAAAATCATTTTCTCACATAACACGTCGCCCCATCTATCAAACACTTCATTAGGCAAAATTGAACGACAATAATATGGCTCCAATAGTCCGTTACACCCCGAAACGGGACATGAAATTCGAGAAATATTCTCTTGGAGTTTTGAGGCTACATACTTAGACATGCAATCTTTGCAATAAGAATGAGTACATCCCATTATTTTGAACATTTCACTCGTTGACTTTTCGTCAACGCAAATATCACACGTAAAAATGTCATCATAGTCATCATCTATAACAACGGACGTCGAATTTGAACgcctttttgaatttttggagaaTGAAAAATTGGAATCCAAAATCTGAATTTCTTCATCTGGGGATTCTTTAGATAGATCAATAAAGGACTTTTTAGTTCCACTGCTGCTAGGTTTTGAACACAAAATTTTAAATAACGAAACTTGATGATTTCTTTTCTCAATAGTATCACTAATCTTGGCTCCTTTGCTCTTTGAAGTTTTTGGGGTTTCATATATTACTGAAACATCATCATCGTCATCGTAATCGTCGGCAATATCTATTACTTCCATGACAGTacagtgaggattcatatagccgacaCCAACTTGATCATTCCGACCCGCAAATTGCTTAATTTTTGCACTGAACGGCAAGAATATTGAACTGAGGAAAGTTTAAACTAGGGTTAGAGCGACCCTTACGGTTTCATAGGCaaagattattttttatttttattgaattttGTGATGAAGAAAACGATGCGTTTTTTAGGAATCTATATCGGCAAACCTTCAAAGTTCTATTAGTAGGcaatttctttccctttttttttttttttttttttaactttttcgtTTTTGGAAGTGGGACCGTGAATAGTTGAGAAGAAAGGTAAAAGAAGAGTCCtttttttccttatatttttgGTCATATGGAGATATTTATATATTCTGAGAATATTCTAAATATTTTATTGcattatcagattatttaaaaaataactaCAATTAACTGTGATACATAGTCTTATGTTAAAATTAATTCCTACTCCCTGCATCCTTATGTGAAGGTTTTTAAATTGAACatgaagtttaagaaagaaaaaaaaatatttataatttagtcATGATAAATTATTATGATTTGATGTAAATACGGCATAGTAAAATTTCATGACCTAATATTTTAATGATGACAACAATCCTTGAATAGTAAAATATATGTCACTAATGGAGCTTGAATATCAAAATGTGCGAGCTAGATTCTGTGCAAATCAAGTCAAGGAAAATGTAAATTAAAGATTTACAGCAAAGTTAAATCAAGTCAAAGAAGATATATACATGGAAACCGACGTATGATTAAAGAATACTATGAAAGGCAATTTATGGAATCTTCAATTAACCCATTACGTCAACAGTGCATTTAATTAAACTCAATCCTAAAGGTCAGGATCAACAACCACCACAGGATCCAAAAGTGCCTtaatctgcatacaaggtgcaggggtaacgtgagtacaccaactcagtaagtaaaaaGTACAAcctatggactgataggtagtgacgaactcaacctcatcAAAGATAACAGAAATAACGTACAGAAACGTAGGCATACTTTTAGTTAAATAAACAGCTCGAATAGTAAAACAAAGCAAGTATGAACAAGGTAAAGAAGTGTAACTCTGCTACATCTATATgtcaatgcacatgctgtatgaaatgcaccatgctgAGTGCCTCATATGCCCACAATCTCAAATGCTCGTCCACTCTATATAGTATATGGCTCGTacagcccagggaagatccatcccgaaatatatacatCTTTAAcagcagtcactcagtactgaggaaggccatcccagcctatggagaagatccatctctagaTAATGGCAAtaacaacctcacaaccactcggtattgtatatggctcacaaggctcagggaagatccatcccgaaatatatacacATTATTGACAACAGTCATccagtactgaggaaggccattccGGCCCTAttgagaagatccatctccaattATAAGTATTTCGGACAAGAtgcatgtccagggaagatccatccctcaataatatcatctgcgctcactgggagtgtgtagactccggaggggctcttttCAGCCcgagcgctataacaagccaacgaaggcataatcaatatccCGTTGCagtatgcaacccgatcccatactgtcactcaatatcaggctctcagcctactcagtcatcactctccagtctcataTACACGGGCTCAAAATGCCCTAATACTagcccaaaataatgatatgatatgccaaataacaataatcgagactagcatgatataatatccatgaacatgactgagtacggaATATCAAGGGAGATAATGATATGACAACAAGAaatgacctctcgggtctcaacaataTTGGTGTGAAgacttaacatgataattagcatgatttatagCTCATTAACTTAGTCACATAATTACAACatagatatcagcaagaaagagccactaagcggtgccatggagtGATCCAGGCTGCAACTCTCATGGTGCACAcccacatgcccgtcacttggcatttgtgtcacctcaatagtaatcatagaacacatagtttgaggttttgaaccctcagaaccaagtttggaagcgttacttaccttaaaccaagccaaaactctaacccgcgatgcccttgcctcttgatTCGGCCTtcaaatgctccgaatctaaccaaaaatcagtatattatcatcaatatacgtcAAAGGAATGAAACTTATACGaaaattttcaaattagaaaaaaatatccCGAATTTTCTCAAACCCGGCCCCGgccccacgtctcagaatccaacAAAAATCACAACACTAGAAACCTCTTTCACTCccaagtccatacataccaaaatcatcaaaatccgacctcaaatggtccctcaaatcctcaatcaaaactctccaaaactcaagccctaaccctTTCAACTTCTCCCCTAATTCCCACTAATTCTATGATTAAACTGTGGAAAAATCATCACAAACACAAATAATAAAGCACAAGTAACTTACCCCACTAAAAATCCTTGATTCCTCTTGAAAATCACTGCCCAAAGCTCAAATCCcggtcaaaaatggtgaaaaatgaccaaaaattcgCGATGGAGCCTTTATATACATTTTGCCAAGCACTTCTGCATCTGTGGTCCCTATTATGCATCTGCGCAAAATTCTCCACTTCTGCGGAATCTCATTAAAAGGGCATTTTTGCTTCTATGGTTTGCAGTCATCGCAGATGCGGGGACCAAATCGCACCTGCGACCCTTGCTGCGCATCTGCGCTACATAACCGCTTATGCGGACCTCacacttgcggtccccaatccgcagatgcgaaaatgacaGAATCAGCAGCTTCATCTACTCAAACTAAGTTCCAATccttccgttaaccatccgagtcatataccactattcaaacttattaaAACCTTCGGAACACTAAAAAcgatatcaaaacaccaaatcaccctcggattcaagcttaagatcATCTAaattttcaaattccacaaacaatgccgaaacttatcaaacctcgtccgaatgacctaaaattttgcacacacttcacaaatgacactacaaacctactccaacttccggaaattTCATTcggaccccgatatcaaaatttccactgccgactaagaaatgccaaattttcgatttcgccaattcaagcctaattcttccacagacctccaaatcacattctggacgtgcccctaagtccaaaattacttaacggggctaaccaaatcatagaaattcaaatccgagatcaagtactaaaaagtcaaaacttggtcaaacctttcaaatttaaagattCAAGCTGAAAATTATTATTCCATATCtgttccgattaacctgaaaaccaaaaccgacgatttacataagtcataatacatcatacgaggctagtcatgctcgagaactggagagcaaagtgcaaatgctcaaaacgaccggtcgggttgttacaaaaACAACCCTTAATTCCCATCTTCTAAGAGAGACAGACCCcttcccccttttacaaaaaaaaaaccccTAGGAGCCTTCCTCTCTCCTTCGACACCAAACCTAGCAGCCCGCCTCTCCATGGTCACTCTCTCATCTGCACCTCATACACACAATACTCATTCACTCTCTCACTTTCTCTCATCTACTTTCGTACCCTCTTACTCTCACTCACACAATTCACAAGCACATCTCATACGGTAAAAGGAGTCGAAAACTCGAACAAGCAGCTAAAACATTAAAATTCTCAAAAGTTGAAAATACTAAGCAGTTGTTACACATCTGGGAAATCTGATAGTCACTGAATTTTCGAAATGAAAGACGAATTTCAAATCTGGAAAAATCTCTGATTTAGCTTCAAGGCGTTGGATCTTCAAAGCTGATTTTCTGCAATTGCTGGCATTGCCGAACTTCTACTGTTGCATTGCTAGGACTGTTTGACTGAGCTCCATCCTtcatctttgcctttatttggcCACTTCAACCACTTGATTCGGGTATTAGGTACAAGCTTATGAACTCACATTTATTACTTAAATGAGAAGTGTTGATTTTCTGATGAGAATTGATTGTTCCTGTGATGCTATTGTTCTTCGATTAGTTGACTGCTAAATTTAAATGCTTTCCAGTCATGCTAACTTGTTAATAATCAGTTGGTTTAAATGTACCTCTGTTAGTATCATTTTGTTAATTGTTACTCACTTAATTAGTAAATCTAATATGATTCTATGTTCTCAACAAATGTAATGAAATTGTGTTTGTTTAGGAATTTGTTTATAatcgattttttttttgtaatttgt
This genomic stretch from Nicotiana sylvestris chromosome 9, ASM39365v2, whole genome shotgun sequence harbors:
- the LOC104233693 gene encoding E3 ubiquitin-protein ligase RSL1-like, producing the protein MNPHCTVMEVIDIADDYDDDDDVSVIYETPKTSKSKGAKISDTIEKRNHQVSLFKILCSKPSSSGTKKSFIDLSKESPDEEIQILDSNFSFSKNSKRRSNSTSVVIDDDYDDIFTCDICVDEKSTSEMFKIMGCTHSYCKDCMSKYVASKLQENISRISCPVSGCNGLLEPYYCRSILPNEVFDRWGDVLCEKMILGYDRFYCPFKDCSALLIDECSGENIVITQSECPECKRLFCAKCKVPWHLGILCEEFEKLNKDEREREDIQLMQLAKSQEWQRCPNCRYYVARSQGCAQMKCRCGCDFCYKCGAQSTNHYCSNCGT
- the LOC104233688 gene encoding aquaporin NIP1-1-like, whose amino-acid sequence is MADQIAAGANGNHVVTLNIKEDDDLNNNDSSSSCSFLTVPFIQKVIAEMIGTYFLIFAGCGSVVVNSDKGMVTFPGIAITWGLVVMVMVYSVGHISGAHFNPSVTIAFATVKRFPWKQVPAYVAAQVLGATLASGTLRLIFNGKHDHFAGTLPTGTEFQSFVVEFIITFYLMFVISGVATDNRAIGELAGLAVGATILLNVMFAGPISGASMNPARSLGPAIVSTHYRGLWIYLVSPTLGAIAGAWVYNIIRFTDKPLREITKSGSFLKSKNSST